A stretch of DNA from Maridesulfovibrio sp.:
GACCACTTCGTCATAAATCTGTCTGGGCACCAGTCCGCTGATATCTCCGCCGTTGACAGCCACATCCTTTATGATGGTTGAACTGAGATACATCCACTTGTAGTCGGTCATAAGAAATACGGTCTGTATATCATTATCGAGTCGACGGTTCATGAGAGCCATCTGGAATTCATATTCAAAATCGGACACAGCCCGAAGACCGCGCATGATCACATTTGCGGGGCTCTGCTCCACATAGTGAACCAGAAGTCCGTCAAAGGACTCGACCTCGACCTGCGGATGGTGTGCAAAAATTCTTTTTGCCATGTCCACCCTTTCTTCCAGAGTGAACTTGCAGCGCTTGGAGGTGCTGCCGGCCACTGCCACAATAACTTTATGAAACGTCTTTATCCCGCGCATTACCAGCGAGAAATGTCCGCGGGTAAATGGATCGAAAGTGCCGGGAAAAACAGCTGTTACCGGTTTTACTTCTGCCATAGCAATATCCTTGTCTGACCGTAAAGTTTATTTACCAGCAGGTCGAGGCTCTGCGCATGCTCCGATTGCGGCAGCCCGGCCCTGTCCTCCACTTCCGCCAGCACAAAACCGTCTTCGGCCAGCCAGCCCTTATCCAAAACCGCGTCCAGGGCTCCGGGAAGCAGGTTGTACCCGTAGGGAGGATCGATAAAAATGAGGTCATAAGGTTTGTCGGGAGACTTTGACAGGACCTTGAAAAGATCCGCCTTGGCCACCCTGTATTCCGAGGGAGATACTCCCAGATCTTTAAGGTTGCCGCTGATGAGAGAGGCGGCCCGCCCGTTCTTTTCCACAAAATATGCAAACGCGGCTCCACGGCTCAGGGCTTCTATTGCAAGAGCCCCGCTCCCGGCAAACATATCCGCCACGCGCAGTCCGTCCCAGCATATTCCACGGGACTCCAGCATGGAGAAAACCGCCTGCCGCACCTTGGAGGTGGCCGGGCGATATCCGGGACCTTCCGCAGTCCTGATCACCCTGCCGCCATATTTTCCGCTGATAAGTCTCATAATTCTATAATTCCGAAATCAGTTCAACCACCTGTCTGTTAATATCAAGCAGCTTGTCGCGCAATTCGGTCTGGCTGATGAAAGGCTGTGACCGAACCTTGCCCAACCGGGAACGGAATTCGGTAAAAAGTTTTTCGGAATCCTTGAGAAGGAATTCCCAGTCAACCTGCGGGGCAGCAACCTTTTCCTTCACAACAGGCTGCATTTCGCCGCCGGGCACAAGGATCAGTTCTTCACGATAATCGGCAATATGGACCTTGTACCCCAGTTCCTGCTTGATCAGGGCCGAAAGGACCTTCTGGCCCTTGGCCTCGCCGTGGGTCAATATGACTTTCATACCCGGACTGTCAAAGTTTTTAAGCCAATCGATCATTTCGCTCTGCCCGGCATGTCCGGAAAAACCGTTGATAGTGAAGATACGGGCCTCCACTTTGAGCTTTTCGCCGAAAATGGTGATGTTGTCCGCACCGTTCACCAGCCTGCGGCCGGGAGTTCCCACTCCCTGATAACCGACAAAGACAACCGCGGATTCCTTTTTCCAGATATTATGCCGCAGGTGATGCTTTATGCGTCCCGCGTTGGCCATGCCGCTGGCCGAAATGATTATAGCCGGACCATCGGTATTGTTGATTGCCTGTGAAGACTGGGTGTCCAAAGTGAATTTCAGATTGGGCAGAGACAGCGGGTCTTCCCCGTTGTGCAGCATCTCCGCAGTATCCATATCAAAAAATTCGGGATGGCTCCGAAACACCTCCGTAGCCTTGATGGCCAGCGGACTGTCCAGATAGACAGGCATGTCAGCGGGCAGCCTTCCGTCCTTGGAAAGCAGGTGCAGGGTGTAAAGGAGCTGCTGGGAACGTTCCACGGCAAAGGCGGGAATTACTACCTTGCCGCCCTGTGTGTAGCTCCAGTTTATGGCCTCGGCCAGTTCGTTCAGGCTGTTGGATGAATCCTTGTGGTTGCGGTCGCCGTAAGTGGATTCCATGAGCAGGTAATCAGCCTTTTCAATGATGCTGGGATTTCGCACCAGCAACTGGTCCTTATGTCCCAGATCGCCGGAAAAGACGACCTTGGTGGTCTCCCCGGCCTCCTTCACCCAAAGTTCGATAAAAGCAGAGCCCAGAATATGACCGGCGTCCCTGAAGTTGACGGTGATTCCCTCAGCAGGTTCAAAAGTCGCGCCGTAATGTACAGTGCGCATCAGCGGAGTCGTATTTATCGCATCTTCCTGCTCGTAGATGGGTTTGATCGGAACCAATCCCTTGCGCAGCCTTTTGCGGTTGGCCCATTCGGTTTCCATTTCCTGGATATAAGCACTGTCCAGCAGCATGATTTCCAGCAGATCGCGGGTAGGCTGGGTCATGTAGATAGGGCCTTTGAAACCGGCCCTGACGGCCGCGGGCAGAAGACCGGAATGATCAATATGGGCGTGGGTTATCAGAATAAAATCCAACTCCCCCGGCCTGTAGTCACTTATCCCGCGGTTACGCTTTTCAATCTCGGCGTTTCCCTGATGCAGCCCGCAATCAACTGCGAACCGGACGTTTTCAGTTTCAAGGATATAACAGGAACCGGTAACGGTCTTGGCCGCCCCCATAAATGTGATTTTCATTCATCCTCCGATGATATGGCTGAGACCCGACCCCCGAATACGAAACGGGGCTTTTCAGGCTATCATTATCATTAATTTTTTGATAGTTCGAATGCACTGTTACATGCACCAATTATGGAATTCAGGCAACACCGTAGTCCGTTACCGGAGACAGAATAATCAGAGAGGCACAGATGCAGAAATCAAGACAGTATGTCATCGACGACCTGTCCATGAAAGAATCGTGGAGACTGTTCAAAATAATGGCGGAAATCGTTGACGGCTTCGACACCCTCAATGATGTGGGACCGGCCGTATCGATCTTCGGCTCGGCAAGAGTCGCGGAAGGAAGCCCGCTCTACCAGCAGACCGAGCAGCTCGCAGGACTGCTTTCACAGGCCGGATATTCGGTCATAACCGGCGGAGGTCCGGGGCTGATGGAGGCAGGCAACAAGGGAGCCTTCGAATCCGGCGGCGAATCCATAGGCCTGCACATTCATCTGCCCTTCGAACAGCATTCCAACCCCTACCTGAACATCAAAAGCGACTATAACTACTTCTTCATCCGCAAACTCATGTTCGTAAAATACGCGCTGGCCTACATTGCCATGCCCGGAGGCTACGGCACTCTGGATGAACTGAGTGAAGCGCTTGTACTCATACAGACCAAACGCATTAAGCCCTTTCCCATAATCCTCATGGGCACGGAATTCTGGTCCGGGCTTGTGGACTGGATAAAAAACCGCATGGTTATGGACGGGTTCTGCAAGGAAGAAGATCTCAACCTGTTTCTGCTCACCGACTCGCCGGAAGAAGCTGTTGCGCACATTAAAAAACATGTGATCATCTAGCCCGGGCATCAAAATTATCGGTTTTAATAAAGGAAAGTGATTAAAATGGTTAAAGACCAGAAAAAAGCCTACATGTTCGGCCTCGGGGCTGTCCTGATCTGGTCTACAGTGGCATCCGCATTCAAGATTGCCCTTTCGCACATGGAACCGCTGCACCTGCTGTTCTATGCTGCCGCATTTTCGGCCTGTTCACTTCTGGCAATTCTTAAAATACAGAAAAAAACAGGCGAAATATGCAAAATGACCCGCAAAGAGATGTCCGGCTGCATGCTGGCCGGACTTCTCAACCCCTTTCTTTATTATGTAGTACTGTTCAAGGCCTATGCCCTGCTTCCGGCGCAGGAGGCCCAACCGCTGAACTACACATGGGCCATAACGCTCTCGCTGCTCTCAATTCCTTTTCTGGGCCAGAAAATTACCGCGCGGGAATTGGCGGCCATTTTCATCAGCTATCTCGGTGTGGTGGTCATATCCACCCACGGCAACCTGCTCGATGTTCAGTTCAGCAATGGATACGGGGTGTTGCTGGCCCTGTTCAGCACCATAATCTGGGCTGCGTACTGGATATACAACACCAAAAGCGGGACTGATCCGCTGGTGGGGCTTTTCCTGAATTTCTGCTTCGGGCTTATTCCCATCACAATCGCCATGCTTGTTTTTTCCGGGCTGCCTCCATTCAACTTTCCGGCTGTTATTTCCGCAGCATATGTCGGCCTGTTCGAAATGGGCATAACCTTCGCCTTATGGCTGAATGCCATGAAACTCACCGAAAACACGGCCAGAATAAGCAACCTGATTTTCCTGTCCCCGTTCATGTCACTGATCCTGATTCACTTTATTGTGGGAGAAGAAATACTGACCTCAACTCTTGTGGGCCTGATCTTCATTGTGGCAGGAAACATTATCCAGCAGTTGGGCCGGAAAAAGGGCTGAATAAATCCGGACAGCCATTAAAATAAATGAATACTCCGGGGCGGGATGGAAGCACGCAGATTTGTTCCCGGCTCAAGGCTTCCATCGGCCAACTGCTTGCGGGGGACAAGAGCGTTGATTTCGAGCCCTTCGTAATCAAGGGTTACACGGGCATAAAAACCGCCGGGCGTTACATTTTTTACAGTTGCTCCGAACTCATTCTGCTGTCCTGAATCAGATAGCTCGCCACCCATCAGAACTTCCTCGGGACGAAATGCCAGCGTGCAGGCAGTGCCGTCCAACGAGTCGCCGCAATGCAGCAGCATGCTGCCGAACCGTATGCATCCGTCTTCAAGGGAACAGGCGTAAATATTGGTCATACCCACAAAATCAGCCACGAATTTTGACCCCGGACTGTTGAAAATATCCCGAATGGCGCCTTTGCGAATAATTTTACCGTCTTTAATGATTGCGCCATTTCCGGCCAGATAAAGCGCCTCGTCAAAATCGTGGGTAACCATGACAAAGGTTATCCCCGTTTCCCGGTGGATGGATTTGAGCAGGTCCTGCACCTCCTGCCGGAAAGCGGGGTCCAGCGCGGAAAGAGGTTCATCCAGCAGAAGAACCGAAGGGTCCACCAGCAGGGCTCTGGCAATGGCTGTCCGCTGGCGCTCCCCACCGGAGAGGTGCCTCGGAGTGCGTTCCAGCAGATGACCGATATTGAGCATTTCAGCCAGTTTTCCGGCTCTGGCTTCCGCATCCGAAGAGCTTATCCCTTTGTAGCGGGCCCCGAATATGATGTTGCTCCTGACACTCAGATGAGGAAAAAGTGCATAGTCCTGATAAACGATGGACAACCCGCGCTTTTCCGGCGGCAGAGCCGTAATATCGCGACCGGCAATACTGATTGAACCGGATTCCACCGGCACGAGTCCGGCTATTGTTTCCAGCAGGACGGACTTGCCGGAGCCGGTAGGTCCGAGCAATGTGAAAAAATCACCTTCAGGCACATGAAGATTTATATCGTCCAGCGCGAACGAAGGCAGCCGCACGTTGAGATGCTCAATGGAAATCACAGTTCGTCCCTCCTCAGTCCCCGTGAGAGAACACGCAAAGCGGCAAAAAGAAGCAGCGCGAGAAAAATAAGCCAGATCGCCACCGGTCGGGAATAAGCAAGGCCGTAGGCGGTGAAACGCTCGTACATGAGCACCGGTGCCACCATCGGGTGATAGGCGACGATTACCACGGCTCCGAATTCACTGAGTGCGCGGGCCATGCACATGATCATGCCGGTAAGCAGCGAGCGCCAGGCCAGCGGAAGTGTAACCCGGACAAATGTCTGGCTCCTGCCCGCCCCCAGAGTTCTCGCCGCTTTTTCAAGCCGTTCCGGGACACTCGCAAATCCGTCACGAGCCGCGTTTATATAAAACGGCAACCCCACGAACAGCAACACCGCGACAATCCCGGTGGAAGTACCCATTATACGTATTCCGGCATCAAGCAGCATCTGCCCTATCCAGTGATTACGCCCGGCAATGGAAAGCAGCGCGATACCTATGACCGGATGCGGAATCATTATCGGCATATCAATGATGGATTCGATCAGCCCCTTGCCCCGAAATTCCTTGCGGGCCAGCAGAAAGGCGAAAGGAGTTCCTATGGCAAAGGCGATGATAGCTGCAAGACCGGAACAGAACATGCTGCGGATGATGGAAGCCCGTACATCATTATCCAGAAATGTTTCCTTCAGCTCGGCCAGACTTGAACCCATAATCAACTGGCTTAAGGGCAAAAGGATGAATCCCAGCACGAGTACGGTAGAAACAATACGGCTGACGGAAAAATCGTGATTTTTTTTCATGAAACAAGAGAGGAACGCCGGACAGTATAATTGCCCGACGTTCCGTTTTATCAGGAAGGATTATTTTTGTACTTTTACCAGATGACGCAACTGAAGCGGCATTTCCCTGACCATTGCTTCATCAGGAACAATGGCCGGTTCAAAGGGAGGCTGTCCCATTTCCTTAAGGATCTTAAGTCCACCCTGAGGTGAAAGCATGTAGGCGAGGAATGCGGTGGCGGCATCCTTATTGGGTGCATCCTTGAGCTCGGTAATTCCGTAGGTGATGGATTTACCGATTCGATCAATGGTGGTACCGGGCTTTTTGCCGCTTACGGTGACTTTGGCCTGCTTGTAGAAATCGTTGTACTTATAATCAGACAGGTTGATGTGTTTGTCGAGGGTTACGTACTTGAGGCCGTGCTGTACCGCAACGGAAAGGTATTCCCAGGCATAGTCCATATTACCGGTCTTGAGCAGGGAAATAAGCTCAACGGATTTGGGGCGTACCCACTCGTCTTTGCGCTTGGCAATAAGTTTATCGAACAGACCGGGTTTATTGTAGAATTTTTCAGCCAGCTGCATAACCATAACGCTGCGGTAACCGCAGGGGTCAAGGTTGGGATCGGAATGCCCCCAGACAACACCGGGCTTCAACAGGATATCATACCAGTTGTTAGCATTGATTTCCGAAGCAAACTTGCTCTTGCCTGTGTAGCAGAGCACAAGCTGGTTGGTGGCGAAACGGATATTGAAATTGGCAAATTTCGGGATAAGGTTCTTGTCGATGACAACATAGTCGGCGGAAGCCATGATGTCCGCAGGTTTACCGACTTCGGAAATCATGCGGGCCATCTTGGTGGACCCTCCAGACTCGCGCTTGATGTCTACGCCGGGGTGCATGGCCTCAAATTCCTTTTCCATCTTCGCAAAGGGGACGGAAAGACTGCCTGCATGGAATATTATCACATCACCGCTGAGTTTATCTGCGGCTGAAACCGGAGCCACGAACAGAACGGAAAGCGCTGCAAGCACAGCGCAGAAAATCAGAATACGCATCACTCTCTCCAATTGGTTTTAATCAGTTTAATAAAACATATTTATAATACCCGTATATTCTATAGGGGTTTTATGTCAACGTAGAATTATTTACTTACATATTAACACCATATTGACACCAAACAACTTCTGCTGAACATTTGAAAATCTGAAACCAGAATAAAATTCGGCAGAGATCCCCTCGGCTGGAAGCATCAATCAAGCGCATGTAACCTATAAAAAATAAACAAAAAAGCCGGAATCAACTCGTACTTATCCGTACAGAGATTCCGGCCGACTGTCTGGCGAGGCTGGCTGATTTTTATCCTAAAACACGTTCATGTTAAGCGCCAGCTGCTACTGGGTTACTTGTTCCCCGCCTTTGGCTGCTGCCACTATTTTCTCATTGGCCTCGCATAATTTTACCCGGTTGTAGAACAGATCTTCCGGTCCGGCCTTGCTGAACAGTTCTCCCAGCAGGACATTCAGGAACAGGCTTTTGTTTATGCCCAGCTTATGGCAGGCTTCCTCAATACGATCATTAAGTTCCGGATTCAAATACACGTCTGAAAGCCTTTTCTGCATAGGCTCCTCCTAATAGAATTCGATAAGTGTTTTACGTAATTTCTCATTACGTTCTTGTTCAGTTCTTTTATTTACGACTTGAGAATAGTATTTTTCATAATCCATGTACAGGGGGAACTTGCAAATTAACCTGAATGTTGCGTTTTTTTCATACAGCCCGAACCATGCTTGTACAACTTGTGCAGTGTGCAAAACAGTTATTTGCACATATGTGCAAAATGTTTGTGCAGGTATATTTTTCACGGCTCAAGCCATTTCAAATAAGCCGTTGTTTTTTAATGACTTTTAATTTTGGCACACTTGCTGCTTAATGAAAAACAACACAGGTTGAAGAAGATGTTCCCCTGCATCTCCCTCTAACCACAGCAGAATAACATACAGTCATCATTCCTCATCACACTCCTAAAATACAAAAGGACCGGGAAGCCTCCAGCCCGGTCCTTTTGTATTTTGCAGCTTAAATTCTCAAAAAACCAGTTCATCTAGATTTCATGGTTAACCATCATTGACCCCGCCAATACGCGGATAGATTTCAAATTGACAAGTGCGTAAAGCCCCAGAAATGCTCCGGCAGTCAGTTCGCGGTTTACGCCCGTATTCCATGCTAACACCAGAGCGATGGCAAAAACAGCCTGTATCCCCATTATTCTTGCCTGCATGGGGTTAAGCCAACGCAAGCCCAGTATCTTGCGGCACTGTAAATACCGGGCCGTATTCACCAGTACAAAAGACCAGAAAAAGGCCGCCCCGGCTCCAGCCACGCCCATACTCCGATAAAGAACAAGACATAGCACACCATTTACACAAAGCGCTGTAACAGTATTAAAAGCCTCCAGCCTAGACCTTCCGGCCATGAGCAGAACATACCCCACCGGACCGGTGTAGCAGTTGAATACATTGCCCAGAATAAGATAAACAAGACATCCCCGGCCGGCACCGTAGTCCGAGCCGAAAGCGGCCATGATCAGATCGGAATACATAACCGACAGCACCAGAATCACAAATGAGAACAAGGAAAGGGAGCAGGTGATATCCCTGTACAACTCTCCGATCATCTTCAAATCATTCCGCGAATATGCCGAAGAAATATGCGGGACATATACGCTGTTGAAGGTATAAAGCAGAATGGTAATGCTCATGGCTACCCGCATGCCGGACACAAAAATGGCGGAATCATCAACCGATCCGATGCCGCCCAAAATAAGGGTATTTATCCAGACAAGCGAATTCTGTGCAAAAGCCAGCACAAGGAGAGGCAGACAGTAAGCGGCAATATCCCGCACTTTTAATGAACTGTTCAGGCGAAGTGAAAAACGCAGCCTGTATCTGCTCCGAGTAGAGATAAAGGCGTATACAAAAATGACCCCGAAAAGCACTGTGATGCTGAGAAGAAAATCAAGAACATCTATTCCTATCACAAATGTTGACAGGGCAAGGAGAAGCATTGCCCACGGCTGCACCGTATTTTCAATAACGGTGATGCCTGAAACATCCCCCAGACTCTGGCGAAAATATATGATGAGACAGGTAAGCGCCCAGAAAAAGATAATCGGGGCTGCGCACATGATATACTCAGTTCTGTCCGGGTTCTTGAATACAAGCTCTGAAAAGAATTCCGGGGCAATGTAGACAAGCACCATGAAGGCGACGGAAAAAGCGCCCACAGCCAGCAGTGTAAAAGTCCAGAGAAATGAAAGGTTGGCCGGATCGTCCTTTTTCAGAACGGGCGCAAACTTCATGCAGGCGTTGCCAAGACCCAGTTGCGAAACCAGGGCTCCCAGAAAAGCAAATGTATAGGGGATGAAAAAAAGGCCGGACCCGTAGGCCCCGTATTTGCGGGCAAGAACCCAGGTCAACAGCAGACCGCCGACCCCCCTGCCCATTTTGGTTATGAAGACCCAGAAAATCTTGTACAGGGTCGGCAGATTGTTACTCAAGGCATTCAACCTTTGTAAGCGTATTTACCAGAACCGGCCCGGATATTGTTCCGCACCGGCTGTCTGGCCGTGAATTATCTTTATTTCCTGCGTAAAACACAAATAATCGGGATTCATCCTTCAATTCAGTCAGCCTCTCAATTGCCGGTTACAGACAGCGAGGAAAAATCTATACGATAGCGGCCTGCAGCTGTTTCCACTTCAGCAATATCCGAAGCCTGATCATAGGATTTTATCACACCTGAAGAAGTACACCCTCCCTCGGCACGCGCCACAGAACTGAGTATAAAAACCGGGGCAGAGCTGCTGGAGGTGGCGGTATAAAGCATGCCGATACGCGGAATGCTCTTACCCATGCTCTGGGTGGGCAGAGAATAGCGTCTGAGTGAGGAGGAAAAACCCTTCCCCATAAAATCAAAAGAATAGCCGCTTCCGTAATCAAGGCATATTCCGCTGGCCGATCTGCGCGCCTCGCGTGAAAGGTGGGCATAATATTCAATATCCCTGTTCCCGGACGGCACGACCTTATCCCGAATGAAAACATCGGCACCATCCAGTACAACAAAGGCCCTTTTCCATGATTTAGGACGCACTGCCGGAGGATAGAGCCATGCCAGTTCAATCTCAACAGCCTGCAGACCGTTTCCGCTTACAAACCTGGGCCTGCTGACCCTGCCTCCGGATTTCCTGAAGTCTTCCTGAATGAACCATGTTCCGCCTTCACCTAACTGACCGAACTTGCCGAATGTCAGCAGGTTATGGCTTGAAGAAAGCTTCTTGAGAACATAACCGTCATCCATGACGAGTCCTTTTCTGCCCTGCCATACACAGAAAGAACCTTCATCGGGATGGATGTGCGATCCGGGATAGTTCCCCTTTGAGAGGGCAAGATATCCCTGCGGAGGACCGGCCTTGAACATGACAAGGCTGGCATCCTTTCCCCATGACGATCGCGAAAGCAGTATTCCCAGATTGTCGAACCATCCGAACAGCGGCAGATTGTCCGGCGACTCCGGCTCCACGGAAGGATCATACCAGAGGTAATCCTGCCAGAGAACAGTTCTTCGCCTGCGCTCCCGCTCGACTTTGGAAGCCAGCCACTGCGCATGACCATCCTTGAAAATTGACGCCAGACAACGCAGAAAACATCCCGGACCGTAGTAATCTATAATCAGGGAATCCGCATAATCAACGTTGTACAGGAATCCCGGCAGCGATGCATAAAGCCTGTATCTGGCTGTATTCCTGAAGAACCCGCTTTCCCTTACCTTATCCAGTCCTTGTGCCGGGACCAGCGCCATGTAGTAATTCAGGAGCCAGAGAGTTCCGTAACTCCAATAGCTTACCCCTTCATGACTGGCTCCGTCAGGAGAAAGCAGCCCGAGAACGGCGTCAAAATTACGCTCCGCTTCATCCAGCCATTTCACGGCCCTTTTATCCTCTCCGTAGAGGGCAATGCCGGCAATAGCCATGGACGCCACATTCACATAATTATGGTTCTGGAGCAGCCCCCTGTCCTGAGACCACCAGATTTTTTTATTGTGGGTAAGGTCATAAAAATTTTCTGCATGCTCGGCTATGGCATCCCGCACCAGCAACCGGAGCCCCGGAGAAAGTTTGTCATAAAACCAGTCATAGGCCAGAGACATGGAAAAAAGGACATGAGCCGGCCCCATATCGCTGTTCCCGGCCCAATCAGGATTGGTGCTGAACAGGTGCAGAAGGTCTTCTATGATATGAAAAAAGGAAGGCTCGCCAGTGATGAGGTAATAAAAAGATATGTCCAGAAGGCCATCGGCAGGACGGCGGATGGTGCTGGCATCAAACAGCAGCAGGTTATTGGGAACCCGGCTCCCGACCTCGTTTCTACCGCGCTTTCGGACTATTTTCAGAAAATCGGAGTAAGGTTTCTGGTCCTTCAGCGACCGCAGTTCCTCCAGCCGGGTACTGTTGAAATACAGGCGCGGGCGCTTGTTGAAAACCGAATAGTCTGCTGCGGCTCTGCTCTCAACTGAGGCGGATAGAACAAATAGAATTGAGCTGATTATCAGTAGAAATTGTTTAAACCGCATAACGAATCTCCGGATTTAAAAATTACCCTAGTGCAGACCGGAGACACAGGAAATGCCTAAATCCAAAAACATCAGGAGCCCGCACTAAACTCACAGTCGGTTCCGGTTACCGGCAGGCGGGCTATCCTTTCCCGTTGTTCCGCTTAACGGCCTTTATTATTTTGACCAGCGTGCGCTTGACTATCCCCATGGAAGCTTCGAGGCTTGCAATCCGCATCTCCAGTTCCTTTATATATTGCGATTGAGCTTCCTCGGCTATATCGCAGGATGATTCAGGGACTGTAAGTAAGCCCTCATCTATTCGCTCACGAGCAAAAGTTTCTACAACCTCAGCTGTCACAGGCCGGATATCATCGGCAAAGCCATAAATCAACGCACCTTCACAGATCACATTGATGTTGCGCGGAATACCGTAAGAAAAAGAATTGACTGCCCCGACGGCCTCATCTGTTAAAATGCTCTGCGGGTCTGCAGCACCGCCCTGCCGCAGCCGGTAATGAATGTACTCGGTGACTTCCTGATCCCGCAGCCTTGAAAGATGCGCACTGACAACAATCCTCTGCACAATCTGGCTGTAGCGGGCTTTCCGCAGTCTGGATCTGAATCCGGACTGGCCGACCATCAGTATTGAAATAAGATTTTCCTTGCCGGCCTGCAGATTCGAAATCATACGCAACTGCTCCAGGGCATCATCGCTCAGGTTCTGCGCTTCATCCATAATCAACAGAACCTTTTTTTCTCCCTTGGAATAAACATCAAGCAGAAACTGATGCAACGCATCCAGACAGGAGGCAGGAGTGGATTTTTCCGGCAGTTCCACCTCAAGCTCGGTAAGGATCATTTCAACAATATGGTCTCCGCCCACTGCGCTATTGAAAATAACCCCGACAATAGTATCCTCGCTGCGGTCCTGCACCAGCTTGTAGATGAGAGAAGTCTTTCCCGTTCCGGCATCCCCGGTAAGCAGAATGAGGCTGTCACCGTTCATGAGCCCGTATTCAATATGAGTAAGAGCCTGCTGATGCCATTGGCTTAGGTAGAAAAAATCCGGGTCCGGCAGGATATTGAAAGGCTTTTCCGTTAATCCGAAAAATTCTAGATACATAATTTTACCACCTAGGGCGCAACGTTCAGACTTTCAATTTCAGTCTTATTCAATACGACTCCGACAATATTACTGCCATCAAGCAGCCGAAGAGCCTTCTGGACATGCTCGCGGGAAGTTTTTCCGGCCTCGATAACAAACACTATCCCGTCAACGTAACTTGAAAATACCAGAGCATCAGGCGCATGTAAAAGGTCCGGGCAGTCAAAAATAACATACCGGTCAGGATACCTCGCCTTCATTTCAATTATCAGTTCCTGCAGTTTGGGCGACCCCAGTATCTCGGTAGACCCTTTTATGGGCTCACCGGCCGGGAGGTACGATAATTTCTGGATTCCCGGCTTGATCAGCAGTTCATGGACCGGAATATCGTGCAGGAGATGATCACTCAGCCCTCTTTCCGCCTCTATGCCCAGATATTTATGAATACTCGGTTTGCGCATGTCCGTATCCACCAGCAGGGCAAACTGGTCCACTTCACGAGCTATACTTATAGCCAGGTTAATGGAAGTAATGGTTTTGCCTTCACCGGGCATGGCACTCGTGACCATAATCACGTTATGCCCTTTTTTCTTGGTCCTGTGCAGAATCTGGGTACGCAGCAGGTTATATATGTCG
This window harbors:
- the wtpA gene encoding tungstate ABC transporter substrate-binding protein WtpA; protein product: MRILIFCAVLAALSVLFVAPVSAADKLSGDVIIFHAGSLSVPFAKMEKEFEAMHPGVDIKRESGGSTKMARMISEVGKPADIMASADYVVIDKNLIPKFANFNIRFATNQLVLCYTGKSKFASEINANNWYDILLKPGVVWGHSDPNLDPCGYRSVMVMQLAEKFYNKPGLFDKLIAKRKDEWVRPKSVELISLLKTGNMDYAWEYLSVAVQHGLKYVTLDKHINLSDYKYNDFYKQAKVTVSGKKPGTTIDRIGKSITYGITELKDAPNKDAATAFLAYMLSPQGGLKILKEMGQPPFEPAIVPDEAMVREMPLQLRHLVKVQK
- a CDS encoding polysaccharide biosynthesis C-terminal domain-containing protein → MSNNLPTLYKIFWVFITKMGRGVGGLLLTWVLARKYGAYGSGLFFIPYTFAFLGALVSQLGLGNACMKFAPVLKKDDPANLSFLWTFTLLAVGAFSVAFMVLVYIAPEFFSELVFKNPDRTEYIMCAAPIIFFWALTCLIIYFRQSLGDVSGITVIENTVQPWAMLLLALSTFVIGIDVLDFLLSITVLFGVIFVYAFISTRSRYRLRFSLRLNSSLKVRDIAAYCLPLLVLAFAQNSLVWINTLILGGIGSVDDSAIFVSGMRVAMSITILLYTFNSVYVPHISSAYSRNDLKMIGELYRDITCSLSLFSFVILVLSVMYSDLIMAAFGSDYGAGRGCLVYLILGNVFNCYTGPVGYVLLMAGRSRLEAFNTVTALCVNGVLCLVLYRSMGVAGAGAAFFWSFVLVNTARYLQCRKILGLRWLNPMQARIMGIQAVFAIALVLAWNTGVNRELTAGAFLGLYALVNLKSIRVLAGSMMVNHEI
- a CDS encoding DUF4962 domain-containing protein, which codes for MRFKQFLLIISSILFVLSASVESRAAADYSVFNKRPRLYFNSTRLEELRSLKDQKPYSDFLKIVRKRGRNEVGSRVPNNLLLFDASTIRRPADGLLDISFYYLITGEPSFFHIIEDLLHLFSTNPDWAGNSDMGPAHVLFSMSLAYDWFYDKLSPGLRLLVRDAIAEHAENFYDLTHNKKIWWSQDRGLLQNHNYVNVASMAIAGIALYGEDKRAVKWLDEAERNFDAVLGLLSPDGASHEGVSYWSYGTLWLLNYYMALVPAQGLDKVRESGFFRNTARYRLYASLPGFLYNVDYADSLIIDYYGPGCFLRCLASIFKDGHAQWLASKVERERRRRTVLWQDYLWYDPSVEPESPDNLPLFGWFDNLGILLSRSSWGKDASLVMFKAGPPQGYLALSKGNYPGSHIHPDEGSFCVWQGRKGLVMDDGYVLKKLSSSHNLLTFGKFGQLGEGGTWFIQEDFRKSGGRVSRPRFVSGNGLQAVEIELAWLYPPAVRPKSWKRAFVVLDGADVFIRDKVVPSGNRDIEYYAHLSREARRSASGICLDYGSGYSFDFMGKGFSSSLRRYSLPTQSMGKSIPRIGMLYTATSSSSAPVFILSSVARAEGGCTSSGVIKSYDQASDIAEVETAAGRYRIDFSSLSVTGN
- a CDS encoding AAA family ATPase, which gives rise to MYLEFFGLTEKPFNILPDPDFFYLSQWHQQALTHIEYGLMNGDSLILLTGDAGTGKTSLIYKLVQDRSEDTIVGVIFNSAVGGDHIVEMILTELEVELPEKSTPASCLDALHQFLLDVYSKGEKKVLLIMDEAQNLSDDALEQLRMISNLQAGKENLISILMVGQSGFRSRLRKARYSQIVQRIVVSAHLSRLRDQEVTEYIHYRLRQGGAADPQSILTDEAVGAVNSFSYGIPRNINVICEGALIYGFADDIRPVTAEVVETFARERIDEGLLTVPESSCDIAEEAQSQYIKELEMRIASLEASMGIVKRTLVKIIKAVKRNNGKG
- a CDS encoding polysaccharide biosynthesis tyrosine autokinase; protein product: MSKLLKAVEKAKRNKREQDLRNGSGQSAPAPGPVVEKAAADTAQNADSASAKENGKSCSMPKSYFTEDLVLDELNLAKNRILTSHSSASFTDIYNLLRTQILHRTKKKGHNVIMVTSAMPGEGKTITSINLAISIAREVDQFALLVDTDMRKPSIHKYLGIEAERGLSDHLLHDIPVHELLIKPGIQKLSYLPAGEPIKGSTEILGSPKLQELIIEMKARYPDRYVIFDCPDLLHAPDALVFSSYVDGIVFVIEAGKTSREHVQKALRLLDGSNIVGVVLNKTEIESLNVAP